A single Phragmites australis chromosome 4, lpPhrAust1.1, whole genome shotgun sequence DNA region contains:
- the LOC133914441 gene encoding uncharacterized protein LOC133914441, whose translation MGNCQAAEAATVLIQHPGGGRTERAYWALSAGAVMAANPGHYVAAVIASSTPAPAAGASSGAIAAPVKHLKLLRPDDTLLLGRVYRLVSFEEVLREFASKRHARLSRVTIKAKEEDEEVKPAKPRRRRASGGERKEPDRSLAKVMRQTEEPEPTPSSGPIARRGHADAPSDLEALLPHGMRAGRQWRPALQSIAEG comes from the exons ATGGGCAACTGccaggcggcggaggcggcgacggtGCTGATCCAGCACCCGGGCGGCGGCCGCACGGAGCGCGCCTACTGGGCGCTGTCCGCTGGCGCCGTCATGGCGGCCAACCCGGGCCACTACGTCGCGGCCGTCATCGCCTCCTCCACGCCCGCCCCCGCTGCGGGCGCCTCATCCGGTGCCATCGCCGCGCCAGTGAAGCACCTCAAGCTGCTCCGCCCCGACGACACGCTCCTGCTCGGCCGCGTCTACCGCCTCGTCAGCTTTGAAG AGGTGCTGAGGGAGTTCGCGTCGAAGCGGCATGCCAGGCTGAGCCGCGTCACGATCAAGGccaaggaggaagacgaggaggTGAAGCCAGCAAAgcctcgccgccggcgtgcCAGTGGCGGCGAGCGTAAAGAACCCGACCGGTCACTCGCAAAG GTCATGCGCCAGACGGAAGAACCGGAGCCAACCCCGTCGTCCGGTCCCATCGCTAGACGCGGCCACGCCGACGCGCCGTCCGACCTGGAGGCGCTGCTGCCGCACGGGATGCGTGCCGGCCGGCAATGGAGGCCCGCGCTGCAGAGCATTGCCGAAGGGTGA